The Saccharicrinis carchari genomic interval ATTTTTAACATTTCTGCGTGCGTTTTTGATAACGCCACCCATATACCGATTTTTTGTAGTTTCTATATTAACATGACCAGCCTTAATCTTCACATCTGCCTCCAGCACAGCATCTATCAAGGATACATTAGCCATCATTTCTTCATAGATCTTTGGTGGAAGTCCGTATTCCTGTATCAGGTTAGTCATCTTTTGGGCTATCTGGTGAGGCTGCATTTTATGCAGCTCGTCATAATATTTCTCTATTTTTGCATATATTTCTGCTTCCCCTTTTGCTTCCTGATTCTGTATGGTAAAGTCAAAGCCTAAGATGGGACGCTTTTGATTGTTTATTGGCGTATACTCAATAAATAGAGGGGTTTTGTTATTGATTTCTTTAATAGGTTCATATACTACGCGGCGTAAGAATCCGGCATTGTCTTTATAGCTATCCTCTATTTGCATGATTTTTTTTATGTAGTCTATCTCTACATTTTTCCATTCCCCAAAGTCTTTTCTGGACATGAACAACTCATACCATCGCTGTGAATATTTACTATTTAACGACAGAATGGACTTTAAACGTATCCAAATATAGCCGGAAGTAAGCTGGGCCAGGAATTGCAAAGCTTCATTTTCTACCTTAATTCTTACATACCCCCATCTTTTTTGGTATTGAACCACAGGGAAAGGTGTTATTTTGTTGAATCGTTCGTTTTTGGGATCCATGAAGGAAAACTTAGCAGCCTGTAGTTCGTCGGCTGCTTTGGCCAGAGCATCATGGTGTTGTTGCTTCAATAAAACCGTGGGGACTTCTATCCAAAGATTTTGGTTAAAATCAATTTGTAGTTCTGTACTCTTTTTTAGCTTTGTCATGAGTACATAAAACATTCTTTTAGAAAGAGCTGATTCAAAGTTATGAACGGCTTTGTTTAGAACGTTTGGGAACTGGAATGAATTATAGCTGGGATTTTCGCTCACAATATATTGATTTGAGTATGATTTAAAATCAAAATTACAAATATTAATGACAAGCACAAGCGTCTTTGTCATTTAATATGTTGAAAATCCTAAGGAACTGTATATCCGTCATTTTAAACTGTATATCCGTCATTTAATAAACTGAAAATGTGTCATTTTAAACTGTATATCCGTCATTATATACTGTATTTCCGTCATTTAAGAGCTTATATACAACTGTAAAATAGATAGTTACAAAGGTAGCTATTCTCTATCTAAATTAGTTTAAAGATATTTATTCACTACTATAGTTTTAATTTAAAAGGCGTGATTTTTATCCTACTTGACATAAGTATAGTTCTGACAGTTTCTCTAAAAAATACACTTTCCATACTTTCAAGAAAATCACATAACGTTATATTTAAATAATAAATGTGCATTTAAAAACGTCGCTCCGCGGGGGATTTTATTAGACATATCATTACCAAAAGTGTAAAAATATTCATAATTAAACAAAATGTATCTTTTGAATACTATTTTTTGAAGGATCATGTGCCCTATTATTCTTGCCACACGAATTTTTTATTGTTTCCGACGTATATCGGTTTCATAAGTGCAAATTTTGCACTTATGATGCAAATGGAACAGATCTATCCGTAAAGTCATTTCCTGGCTTCAAGTTGGAAATTCAAATATATTAATTTTTTTATGAGCCTCCCGTTAATCTTCCAATCATTGATTAATCTCTAGCGGATTTTTGCGCAAATTAAAGATGCATAAATTAATTATTCATACAATGAAGTGATATTCATTAACTTTTTTTAATTTTGAATTATAAATATTCTATATTTGATATATTTATTGATTAAATAATGAGTAATGTATTGTGTCAATTGGAATTTGCCACGAATTTCTTTGTAAAAAAAGCCAATACGCATTCTTTGCCCTTTAAAACTCTTATTATCTGTTTTAATTTTTTAATATTTGTATTGATATTCTATAATAATTGGCCTTCTTGAAAATTAGGGTTTTATTATCAAAAATATAGCATGAAAAAAAACATTGTTATTGCCATCAGCAATTTTAAAGGGGGAACCGGTAAAACGACCACAAGCGTAAATATGGCCCATGGACTGGCCAACAGGGGATTCGATGTGCTGGCCTTCGATCTGGATCCCCAGGCTAATCTTACCGACCTTTTCGGGCTGTTGGGTGAAGTAACGGATGAACGTTGCGTTTCCAATACTTTGAGGGGAAAAACAGATTTGTTTATTCATAAGGTCAGCGACAAAATGCATGTGGTCGGCGCAAATTCCGAATCCATGATTGGAATCGATTTTGAGCTGCAGTCGTCTTTAAGAAGCGGAGACAATAAACTTAAAAGCCTGATCGACCCCATCAAGGAAAATTACGATTTCATCATACTGGACCTGGCCCCTGCCCTTAATATGTTAACCGTAAATGCTTATGTGGCCTCGGATCGTATCATGGTTCCCGTACTTTCCGACTATTTGTCTCTGACGGGTTACTATAACCTTGAAAAGCGGTTGGAACAGGACCTGGATATGAAGGTGACCGACATTCTTGTGACCAAACACGAAAGTAACACAACCTTGGCGACCGAAGTCGTAGATGAGTTGATTTCAAACCGTTCTGAATTGCTTTGCCAAACTATCATTCCAAAAAATATAGCGCTTTCGGAACAAGGTATTTCAAAACAATCTATTTTTGACTATGCACCAAATTCGTCGGGTGCTAACGCATATAACGGATTTGTCGAGGAGTTTTTAAAAAGGATATCATAATGGCAAAAAAATTAGGATTAAAGGGGGGGCTCGGACAGTTTCGTTCCGAAGTGAAAGAATTGACCGCTTTGCCGGAACTTGAAAGGCTTATCCCTCCATTGACCACGGAAGAGTACAAAAATTTAGAGGAATCAATCTTGGAGTTAGGCGTAGAAACCCCTTTGGATGTGTGGATACCGACTGAAAAAACCGCAGGGGGAAACAAGGATATTATCGGGAAAACTATTATCGTTGACGGCCATAACCGTAACATCATAAGGCTCAAACATAAAATGCCGGTTCCAAAAACCACGGAAAGAGAATTTAATTCTCTCGTAGAGGTAAAAAATTGGATGTTAAAAAAACAACTGGGCAGAAGAAATCTATCGGACGCAAACAGAACTTATTTAACCGGCCTTCTCTACAACACAAGCAAATATGAGAAAGGTAAATATGAAAGGAACTTTGACGGGGAGATTGAAAGGAACACGGCACATAAGATCTCACAGGAAACGGGAAGCTCCATACGATCGGTTAAAAATGCCGGTGACTTTGCGGATGGTATCAATAAACTTGCCCCTGAGCTAAAAAAACATATTCTTTCCGGCAAAGAAAGAATAGCCAAAGCAACAATCCAGGAACTGGCTTCCAGTGATGCAGAAAAACCGATTGAAAATATTGAGCAAATAGAAAAAGAGGTAAAAAAGGTACGTCAAAGGAAAACGGTAGGTAAAAAGAAAAAACAGGTCAGCGAAAAGAATAGTCCAGAAAATGGTAAAACAATAAAATCGGCCGAATTCCATATAAACAAAAATGATACTGTTCATCAAGAAATGGGGGATGGGGAACGTCTTGAACGTTATTTGGAGATGAAAGCTAAATTTACCGAACAATTCGGGGATCTTGAACTCGATATACTTACCAGTGTTTTTAACGATATACTGCAACTGCGATCTACCCAGTCCGACCACGTTAAACTGGCTAACGACGGCTATACGATCCTTCGTAGCGGGGACAGCCCTAAAATACATATCAAATACTTTTCAAAGGACACCAATTCATGGAAAATCCTGGAAAATACCTTCACGTCTAAAACCGAACGGGACCGGAGGTTCAAAAAACTTTTAAAGAACAAAAAAACAATACGGGGTTAAGGTTTTATTATCCATAAGTGCAAAATTTGCACTTATGCTTTTTATCATTGATTTATGATCCAGATTATAGACAAACAATTAGAGTTGCTCCATACGGAATTTCACGAAAGTCCTGAAAACAAAAAAATACGGGAGTTAATCCATGTGCTCGAACTGTTCCGGGAGGTCTTTAAAGTTGTTCTGAACGGCCAAAATTTGGACAGTCCAGCCCTGGCTTTGTTTGTCGCCCAATTGACCACCGGAAAAGGTGAAGTAGATTTTGTCAGGATGACGAACGAATTTATGAAACTGCATCAAGTCAAACAGACCCACATCAAAGAAAATACGGGTATTTCCCAAGCCCGTGTCTCCGATTTTCTTAACCGTAAACATGCTATGCAAAGTGATACCTTGGCAAAAATATTTACCATGCCTACCCTATAAAAAAAGCTCCCGGTTAAAGGAGCTTTTATTTTCACTTTTTGTATAAAGACACCGCTATCTCTGGTAGGTTGCATCCCTGCAGAGCCCACTTCCTTTTCACGATGCATGACAAATATACGATTTTTTGTTGTAAAAAAAATAATATTTCTTCCTTTTATTTCTTGCATTTTTTTCGGTAAAACGAATCATTTTCACTTTATCTTTTGGCAAAGCCATATCTTAAAAAATCCCCCGCGGAGCGACGGCTGTTAATCATTTTTTGAGGCTCATGTTTTGTTTTTTAATACTGACGGCCGGGATATCCACTCTAAATAATTTTCTATACGGTTTATTTTTATAGTCATCGGATGAGCTTCCTACGGTCGCTATCCGACAGCTTAAAAATAGGATCGTATATTTCATTATTTGCCGTTTCTATCTCTGTCAGAGACCCATCCAAAATATAACCTTATCCCAATCGAAGTATTAATTTTTTATGTCACATCGTTCTTGTAACTTTTTCATACTTGCAAGGTTCGTATTCATGGAAAATTGCGTATTGTTAAATATTTTAAACGTATGAAATATTTTGCCTTTTAGGCATAGAGAAGTTTTTCCATCGGATAGAATCTTCTTTACAAGGAAGAACTTACATTTCGGATGGGGATAGTTTCCGATAGGAAAGCAAGATGGATTCGGGCAAAACTCGAATTTATAAATCGGGCTGTGCCCGATTGTGCTATATATTAGGTAGATATATAATAATTGATTGTTTATAAGAATAATATTTTAGGGATAAATGGAGAATTACTTTTATAAATGATTGATAAACAATATATTTATATGAGAAAAAAGGATACTTTCAAGGATAATATTTACAATTATGAGCGAATTAAAAAACCTCAAAATTACTGCTGAAACGAAGGAAATCATTGATAGCCTGGTGAAAAATCATGGCGGACTACAACGAGATTTTATTTATAAAATGGCGGTATACTTCAAAAATACCGGCACAAATCCAGATAGTTTTTTGATGCCTTCACCAACTGAAGAGTTAAAAAAGTTCCGGGATACCATTATCGGTTTTATGCGAAAACAGGAGGCTGATTATATCAAACCAACATTCGGAAAAATGCAGTCCTTAATGGAAATGATGGTACGTTTGATAGAAGAAGAAAAATCTAATACTGAACCCAAGGTTTCCAATGCGCTAAAACAAAACAAATCACTTGCCACCCCGTCCGAAAGCACACATCAGATTCCGGACGATAGCGGGGAAATTAGAAGACTAAAGAACCAGCTGGAAATAAAAAGGCAAGAGCTGCAAACCATGAAAAAGTATTTCCTTGAAATTTGTGATTCCGTAGAAAAAAAATCTACCGGTATGCAAAAAAAGAATGTAATTTTATTGGATGAGGCCAAATTCCAGGACTCCTACAAATGGGTACGAACTTTTGAGATCTGATTATGTACGTAAAAATCAATAAACCCACGGAGCACAACCACAATAAAGGCGACTGTAAAAACCTCATTGAATATCTGGAGAAAGAGGATATCAAAGAACTCGGTCAGTCAAAGGGTTTTTTTAATCTGAACCGCGACCATATTTCAGGTTTGGAAGCACAAACCATCATCGATGGCAATAAGGCCAAGCTCGGAAAGAAGGATTCCAAGTTCTTTCATATTTCCATCAATCCCAGCCAAAAGGAATTGGAACACATCGCTATGGAAGTGACTGGCAAAAGGGTGCGGGATTATGGTGTAATGACCGAAAATGAAATGGCCAGGTTCGACCGTGCCCTGAAGGATTATACGCATAACGTGATGGACGGTTATGCACGGAATTTTAACCGTGGACTGGAAGGAAAAGATTTGGTATATGTGGCAAAGGTGGAGACGGAAAGGAAATACGATCGTTTTTCAAAAGAAGTAAAACATAACCGCGGGGTCAAAAAAACGGGGGAGGGGGCTTATATGTGCAATTCAAAAGGGGAGGTTATCCAAGAGAACATGCCCAAAGAAGGGATGCAGCACCATGTACATGTCGTCGTTTCGCGTAAAGATGCGACCAACAAAATAAAGCTTTCCCCCTTTGCCAATGCCCGTAACGCCAAAAATAAACTGGACGGAAAGGAAGTGCAGATAGGTTTTGACCGGAAAGCTTTTGTGGGCGATACCGAAAAGCGATTTGACGAGCAGTTTAACTATGACCGTCCGTTCAAGCATTCCTTTGAATATAAACATGCCATGTCGTATCCCTACAAAGGCATGATAAAACAAATGGCCGGCCAACAGATAACAAGTGCCATCGGTAACCCGAAACAAGATCTCATGCGCGAGCTCGGATTGGAGAATATTGAAGGTTTCACGGCTCAAACACAGCAGCTGTTCAATATCATCAGCAAGGGTATCGCCCCACAAAAAATTGTTCTCGACATCGAAAAGAAAGCGGTACAAAAAACGCTATCCTTATAACTTTATCTTATGGATACTTTAAGGCATTTTTTAAGTTTGGAGCTGGCCCAACAGCTTTCTATCGTTTTTCAGGTTGTCCTTCTCTCAGCGGTACAGGGATTTGGTCTGAGCCTCAGGAGCCATTGGGCTAAATTCTGTTTTATAGCGGGAAGCCAGGTATTGTTGTCTCTATATCTTGCGTATTTAGCAAAGTATTCGTTAGGGGTACATGCCTTTTATGCGATAAGCTCATTACCCTTGACCATTTTATTATGGGCATTGCTGTCCGGTAGTGGCGGGGACAGGTCGAAGATTAACTTGAAGCTTGTACCCGGTGAGATATGGAAGCTTGTTTTACCTGTCCAAAAACGGAAACGCTATGCGCTCGAAAATCTAAAACGGGGGGTGGCCATATTCGGCGCATCGGGATCGGGCAAAACGGAATCTTGCTATGTGCCGGTGATTAACCATTGTGCCTTTCATAATTTTGCCGGTATCAACCTTGATTTTAAGGATGGCGAACTTACGGAAATTATCAATTATTATTACACCAAGTACGACCATATTGAAAACTATAAAGCGGGGGTGCCAAGGGCAGAGGTGAGGAATCTTTGTTTGCACCGACCGGAAATTTCGGACTTTATCAATCCCATAGATCCTGTGTATCTGCACTCGCAGGACGATTTATATTTAGCTTTAAATACCTTGTTTGCCTATAACAAGAAATCGGAGAACAAGTACGATTTTTTTGAGAATGCCCCGCAGAGTTGTCTGGGCGGTGTAATCTGGCGCTTGAAAGAAGACTATCCCGGGCACTGTTCCTTGCCGTATGCCATTGCCCTGTGTATGCAAAAGGATGCCCTGGAATTGGCCCGTTTCATCTCAAAATCAATGACAGCAAAGGTCATCGGGTCCGCTTTTTTAAAGTCTTTCGCGGTCAATCAAAAAGGACGCTTACACGTAGGCGATCAAATGACGGGTATCATGGGTTCCCTGGCAGATATATTAAGGCAATATGCATCGCCCAACATGTTTTATGTGCTGCAGCGTAACGATTTCAGTTTAGAACTCAACAATCCCTTACAGCCTGTCATGTTGAACATTATCAACTCACCCAAATATGATTCTGTCTATAGTCCTTTTTATTCGATGTGCATCTCCATGATCATCAACCAAATGTCCGTCAGGGGCCGTTCCCATTCTGTCTTATTGCTGGATGAAGGCGCTACTACCAAAATTCCTAATTTTTACAAGATACCAGCTACCAGACGTTCGTACGATATTGCTACCGTGTATGGCATACAGGATAAAGTCATCTCGGATCTAACGTATAGCGACAAAGAAACAAAGGCTATATTGGCCAATCTTTCCTATTTGCTCATTGGTAAAGCTAATGATCCTGATTCGGTTAGGTACTATAAAAATCTACTGGAAGAAGTAAAGGAAAAAACAACGACCGTATCCCAAACGGATACTTTTATAGCCGGTTCCGGCAAAAGGATATCGGAAGGGGAGAGGGAAACAACAAAATATAAGAACCAGGATATCTCCGGCTTAGGGGCAGGAGAGTTTATTTGCTATGCCGATGGTAAAAGCGAAAAGATAAGGTTTAAACTGATGCCTGTTGAAAGGATACCTCCCAAACCCAAGCGTACGGTCACTAAAATGGATATTGAGGACAACTACAAAAATATACTTATTGCGGTAAGTAATTTTGAATAGGCTTTGGCTTTATATTTCATAAGTGCAAAATTTGCACTTATGAAATATGTATCTGTCTATCCGTATTTTAATAGTTAATATCACCCATTTATAATGAACTAATACGCTAAGTGAAAGAGAGAACTTTTCTACCTTTCTAGTGGAATTCCTCACGACGCCCAATACTTCGCACAGCTACTGTTTTCACTGCGTTACTCCTAAGCCGTTACTCCGTTATTGGTACGAATAATTGCTCCACCCCCACGGTACCCGTCCCTATTTTGTGTACCAGAGCCAAAACAGGTTTTGACACTTTTAACCCCAAAACAGGGACAAGTACTTTTTTCCCCGCACACCAGATAGAACCATCACTTTGCTCATTGACCGAAAAAATTTGACCCAAGCGAAACTGCCTTTGGTATCCTCTACCGAGGATAATGCAAGAAATAAATGGAAGCTTGTATGATCCCCTCCAAAAGGTAAAGTCAGTTTCTTTACTTGCCTCAAATTGTGGGACGTTAACTTTTTTCCTTAGAGACGATACTGCGTATTGCGGAAAAAACTGAACCGTCCTTTTCTCGACCTTAGATTTCTTTTGTTTTGCTCCGCAGGGTCGGGTAGTGCCCCCGACAGGACAGAGGAACTGCAAGAACAGGGTAATGAATAGATAGAACAAGTTTTTATAAGTGCAAACCTTGCACTTAAGGTCGATGCTTCTGTGCGACTAATCTTTAGTTTCTTTACCTTGATTGAGCCAAACTTTGAAATCCTCTTCCGAAAGATGTTCTTTCATCCAATCGTCCATGCCAGCATCGCAACGTTCATTTACATACCTGGTGAAGGGAAGCATCGTTTTGCAGGCTTCAAAACCTTTGGCTCGCATATCGGCCGTAATGCTATCGGGTAATCCCTCTAACCACTCATGAAAATACTTTTTCGCCATTTTAACGCTCAACGAATTGGCCTGTTTATGATATCTGTAGGAGGCATTTCCTATTCTAAACATTCTGGCATGAAATTCTTTCATATTATCAGGACAATTTTTTAAAAAATCATCCTGGTTCTTTTGTATCTTTTTTATGGGGTGTTTCATTGATCGCAATTTTGCAGTAAAAGTAAAGCCAATCTTCTTTATACCTATTCTCTAATAAATCATTATTGATTTGGGTTGGGGGTTTTCCTTTTTTCATCTTCTTTTAAAGAAGGTATCCTTATTTTGTGGGCTTCCTGTTTCTGAAATAATCTCATTTCGTCGATAACTAGTTGAATATCTTCTAAAAACGGCCTGTCTGCTCCATTTTCAGTAGCTATTTTTAAATATGCTTCCATAGTTGCAACGGCAAAGGCATCGTGGCCGGCTATCACAAAGGCCGGTTCGTCGTTTTTAAGGCATTTTAATAATATGGCTTTTTGGTCTTTCATTTTCTGTCTTTATTGGTTAGGTTTCTATTACTTTATTCATGGGCGTATCAGGAATTTAGGCTAGTTTTCACAAATTAGCTTATCAGCAATTTTCTGAGCAGCTAATCCGGTGAATATTTCTTTGGCTCGATGCTTGGTCTGCTTTTTACCGCTTGCTGCGACTGAAAGCATAGATTTGACAGGTACCTCCGGTACCTGATTATAGTAGGCTTTCCAATAACCAGGAACCGATTCTATGGCAATACTGATGATGTAGTCATCATACGGATGATTAAAAACGATATGTGATTCTAATATTTTATATTCCATCATTGTTAAGATTTACCTTTAGGATATCTATCCAATATCACTCTTCACCGATTCTTTAAATGCAAAATAGTAAAAGAAAGCAGCCTTTGTGGATTTATTCATTTTGCGGTTTCCCCTTAAATAAAGGGATAAAGAGGATTTGTCGAGCATTAGGTCTCGTATCAGGTCTTGGCGTGATAAACCTAACTCTGCCAGTCGTTTGACCACCCATTCGTTATTTACCGCACTCAATATTTTTCTTTGTTCAGATTCTTGTTTTAATCTTGCAACGGTAGCTTTAAATCTATTCATTTTATACAGTTTGCTAATCGCAAATATAATGACATTAAGTTTGCTATTCGCAAACCGAAAGCACTTGTAAAAGTTAGTAAAACCAAATATGGAAAATAGAAATAGCAAATAGTAGGGGAGGGGATAAGCTACAGGTTCTAACTTATTCGCGAAGTAGCAATACGGATTCATCAAAATAGTAATAATAAGAGGAAGCGTTTATGTTTAAATACCTCCCCTTATCGTTTGCAAATTTGTGAACCATTAATAATCACGCCCAAATATACGATGATTATTTCTTGATGTTACAACATGTGGAAATTAGTTCAGTCAGTATGTAACTATTATAAATCTGACCTGTTTTTTTGTAAGTGTAAAATTTACATTTATGGGAGGTTTCATCTTTAATGAGTTTTGGCAAGGTAGTCAACGTAAAATATCTTTCTACAGCTTGGATTTTAAAAAGATAGAGGAAAGTAGAGGTTACCAATTTTAATTCGAATATTTAATAGATCCGGTAAAATTTCAAATATCCAGAGCTATTTAGCAAAGATGATTGATTGCTATAATTGTTTGGAAGGACAGTATAGCTGTAATGTTAAATATCTTTAAACTTCTTTTTTGCCGGCAACAAAGAACATCTGCTCTCGTAATAAGCGACAATGACATCCTTAAGTTCCCTATAGTTGAATACAGAACAAAGTTAATTTTGATTGTTTTTTTGCCGATCTTATTCTCGACGTATACTGCTATATATGTTTCCTCTTTCAAGTAAAAATATCAGGAAATTGAAACTTTAGAGAGAAATGTCAAATAAGGACAATTATCTATATGGCACTTTAAACTTTAATATGCTAAAACATATAAGTTTCGCTCGTTTTTTTCTCATCTATATACCTATAATATTAGTTTGCTATTTTGGCATTTTTCACTATTACGACACCCTATTGGAGAATAAAGCCGAGATTACCTTAAATTCTGAACTAAACGAGCTTAAAGTAAAGAAGATTATTATCGACGACTTTTTTACCGCCCTTGTCGAAGATATCGATCTGTTGAGCTGGGAATATACAAACGCAAACTTTTCTCAGGTGAAAAATTCTACTCTGAAGCAAATGGATTTTTTTAGACGATTCTCCACGGTACGAAAGAGTTACGATCAGGTTAGATATATGGATACCCTAGGCAATGAAGTAATACGTGTTGATTATAAAGATCACAATCAAGGACAGTTCATCGAGCAAAAATATCTTCAAAACAAAAGCCACCGGTACTATTTTAAAAGTGCCCAAGGATTGGCGCCCAACGAAATCTATTTTTCTAAAATAGACCTGAATATTGAAAATGGCCAGATAGAGACACCGTACAATCCCGTGGTCAGGGCGGCAAAAAAGGTATATGACCAACATGGAAATTACACAGGAATCATCGTCACAAACCACTATATCAATGACTTATCCAGCAAGTTGATAACCTACGATGATAACATCCATTCCTCCTTTGAGCTAGTTGACAATCAAGGTTATTGGCTTATGGCTAATAATCCTGAAATAACATTTAGCCATATCAAACCCGGAAAGGACAGTATCAACCTAAAGAAATCTTGCAATAATCTTTGGAATAAAATTCAGAATAATCAAAAAGGATTTTATAGGTCAAAGGAATACTCATATGCTTTTTTTAAATTTTCGCCTACACTTAACCTAAACCTGGATAAGAGGTTTATTCTTGATGCAAATAAAGAATTTACCCTTATCAGTAAACTTGAAAACAATTATCTGAGTGAAAGTCATCAATTCTATAATTTCGCACGGTGGGTTTCGTTAATAATTATAGCCATTCTTTTTGCTGCAATAATTTTGGCGGTGCAATATTCACGGTATCGTCTGGAGCAAAAAAATAGAGTATTAAGAAAATCGGAATCTGAACTTTCTACTTTAAAAGACAAACTGGAGCATACGCTTCAATTAAAGCTGGAAGCACTTACCGTTACCGAGCGTAAGTTTTTTTCTTTGTTCAACCATGCCGGTATTGGTGTTGCATTGGTGGGTTCCGATGGTAAGCCTGAATTCTCGAACAAAACGCTTTGCGATATATTAGGATATTCTTCCCAGGAGCTTTCTGTTAAAACTTTTCAGGAATTTACGTTCCCTGAAGACATCGAAAAAGACACCCAGTTATTTAACCGACTTATCAATAAGGAAATAAACAACTATAATATTGAAAAGCGATATATTAGAAAAGATGGCAAAGTAATATGGGGTGACTTAAATATCTCGTTGTTAATGGGTAACAATGGCGAAATAGCTAATATTATCGGAACTGTAAGCGATGTTACGGAAAGGAAAGCTAATGAGGAGAAGGTATTTGATAATGCGCAACTTTTAAACCAGGTGTTTGAGGCAGTACTGTCATTGGACAACAAAAATACGGTAACATATTGGAACAATGGAGCTGTGGAGTTATTCGGTTACGGACAAAATGAGGTATTGGGGTGCCATGTCAGCCTGCTTTATGGAGATAAACATCTCCCCGATACCCATAAGCGGATATCCGATGAATTTGCGGACAAAACCAAGATGCAAACAGAAGTAGTGCTGAAGAAAAAGGATGGCACTTCCTTTATCGGACATCTTTCCATATCGAACCGATACGACAACAGGGGAAATGTTATCGGTAGCATTTGTTCTGTGATCGACATTTCTAAACAAAAAGAACACGAACAAAAAATATTACAGATAAATGATGAGTTGGAGCAGCGGGTGGAATTACGGACTAAAGAACTAAAACAATCATACCT includes:
- a CDS encoding replication initiation protein, whose protein sequence is MTKTLVLVINICNFDFKSYSNQYIVSENPSYNSFQFPNVLNKAVHNFESALSKRMFYVLMTKLKKSTELQIDFNQNLWIEVPTVLLKQQHHDALAKAADELQAAKFSFMDPKNERFNKITPFPVVQYQKRWGYVRIKVENEALQFLAQLTSGYIWIRLKSILSLNSKYSQRWYELFMSRKDFGEWKNVEIDYIKKIMQIEDSYKDNAGFLRRVVYEPIKEINNKTPLFIEYTPINNQKRPILGFDFTIQNQEAKGEAEIYAKIEKYYDELHKMQPHQIAQKMTNLIQEYGLPPKIYEEMMANVSLIDAVLEADVKIKAGHVNIETTKNRYMGGVIKNARRNVKNK
- a CDS encoding ParA family protein, with protein sequence MKKNIVIAISNFKGGTGKTTTSVNMAHGLANRGFDVLAFDLDPQANLTDLFGLLGEVTDERCVSNTLRGKTDLFIHKVSDKMHVVGANSESMIGIDFELQSSLRSGDNKLKSLIDPIKENYDFIILDLAPALNMLTVNAYVASDRIMVPVLSDYLSLTGYYNLEKRLEQDLDMKVTDILVTKHESNTTLATEVVDELISNRSELLCQTIIPKNIALSEQGISKQSIFDYAPNSSGANAYNGFVEEFLKRIS
- a CDS encoding ParB N-terminal domain-containing protein, with translation MAKKLGLKGGLGQFRSEVKELTALPELERLIPPLTTEEYKNLEESILELGVETPLDVWIPTEKTAGGNKDIIGKTIIVDGHNRNIIRLKHKMPVPKTTEREFNSLVEVKNWMLKKQLGRRNLSDANRTYLTGLLYNTSKYEKGKYERNFDGEIERNTAHKISQETGSSIRSVKNAGDFADGINKLAPELKKHILSGKERIAKATIQELASSDAEKPIENIEQIEKEVKKVRQRKTVGKKKKQVSEKNSPENGKTIKSAEFHINKNDTVHQEMGDGERLERYLEMKAKFTEQFGDLELDILTSVFNDILQLRSTQSDHVKLANDGYTILRSGDSPKIHIKYFSKDTNSWKILENTFTSKTERDRRFKKLLKNKKTIRG
- a CDS encoding BfmA/BtgA family mobilization protein, whose translation is MSELKNLKITAETKEIIDSLVKNHGGLQRDFIYKMAVYFKNTGTNPDSFLMPSPTEELKKFRDTIIGFMRKQEADYIKPTFGKMQSLMEMMVRLIEEEKSNTEPKVSNALKQNKSLATPSESTHQIPDDSGEIRRLKNQLEIKRQELQTMKKYFLEICDSVEKKSTGMQKKNVILLDEAKFQDSYKWVRTFEI
- a CDS encoding DUF5712 family protein, yielding MYVKINKPTEHNHNKGDCKNLIEYLEKEDIKELGQSKGFFNLNRDHISGLEAQTIIDGNKAKLGKKDSKFFHISINPSQKELEHIAMEVTGKRVRDYGVMTENEMARFDRALKDYTHNVMDGYARNFNRGLEGKDLVYVAKVETERKYDRFSKEVKHNRGVKKTGEGAYMCNSKGEVIQENMPKEGMQHHVHVVVSRKDATNKIKLSPFANARNAKNKLDGKEVQIGFDRKAFVGDTEKRFDEQFNYDRPFKHSFEYKHAMSYPYKGMIKQMAGQQITSAIGNPKQDLMRELGLENIEGFTAQTQQLFNIISKGIAPQKIVLDIEKKAVQKTLSL
- a CDS encoding type IV secretory system conjugative DNA transfer family protein → MDTLRHFLSLELAQQLSIVFQVVLLSAVQGFGLSLRSHWAKFCFIAGSQVLLSLYLAYLAKYSLGVHAFYAISSLPLTILLWALLSGSGGDRSKINLKLVPGEIWKLVLPVQKRKRYALENLKRGVAIFGASGSGKTESCYVPVINHCAFHNFAGINLDFKDGELTEIINYYYTKYDHIENYKAGVPRAEVRNLCLHRPEISDFINPIDPVYLHSQDDLYLALNTLFAYNKKSENKYDFFENAPQSCLGGVIWRLKEDYPGHCSLPYAIALCMQKDALELARFISKSMTAKVIGSAFLKSFAVNQKGRLHVGDQMTGIMGSLADILRQYASPNMFYVLQRNDFSLELNNPLQPVMLNIINSPKYDSVYSPFYSMCISMIINQMSVRGRSHSVLLLDEGATTKIPNFYKIPATRRSYDIATVYGIQDKVISDLTYSDKETKAILANLSYLLIGKANDPDSVRYYKNLLEEVKEKTTTVSQTDTFIAGSGKRISEGERETTKYKNQDISGLGAGEFICYADGKSEKIRFKLMPVERIPPKPKRTVTKMDIEDNYKNILIAVSNFE